In Mycetocola spongiae, the genomic stretch AGTAGGTAAATCCCCTATAAGACGCAATAAATATGCCGCGTGGCTCCCTCATTGGAGGGAACCACGCGGCACTTGCGGACGAGGGCCAAGAAGCCCTCGTCCGCATTATTCGTCCACCGAACAGGCAAACAAATATTGCAGGAGCAAGAAGGCATAGCGGATGAAGAAGAAAACCTCATCGGTGGAATTCACTGGCCAATTTATTGAAGACCAAGAAATGCTGGCAAGGCACCGCTCGGGAGCCCCCGAAGCCTTCAGCGAGATCTATCAGCGATATGAGGCGGCGGCCTTTTCTATCGCATTACGCTATACATCGTCCCAAACCGAGGCTCAAGACATTGTCCTCGAATCTTTTACTCGCATTCTTGAAGCGATTCGGCGAGGCAAGGGCCCAACCGTCTCTTTTAGCCATTATCTGCGCAGCACGGTGCGCAGCACGGCACTCCGCCTCCTTGATAAAAAATCCCTGGAGAGCACCCATGCTCCCGAGGAGCTCACCGTCCTCGCCGAAGAAATATGGCGCAGAGATGCGGTCGACTACGCCTCCGAATTACCGGATGGCGCCGAGTGGTTGGCCGTCTCGTTTAACGCGCTCGAAGAGCTAGAACAACGTGTTCTCTGGCTGCGTGTCGTCGAGGGAATACCCTCCGTGGAAATCTCCAAGCAGCTCTCGATTACCCCGGTCCGGGCCACACGGATATACCAGCGTTCGATTCTGAAACTCAGGCGAGCCTTCGTCTACGACGCTGTACATAAGAGCGAGGACCCGGAATGTCTGTTAAACCGCGATCGCCTGCTCACCCTGATCACAAAACCCGATACCCCGCTCACGCGACATATCTGCGAATGCCCCACCTGCTCCGTCGTCGTAAAGCGACTGGGAGTCAGCGAACGCACTCTCCTCGCAGGCGTCGTGGTCGCGGGGCTCGTTGGTTCGGGATTCACCTTTGCGCCCCCCGCCGCGGTAGCCGCGGTACCGGTTTTTGGTGGGATACTCGCGACGTTTCTCAGCCTGCGCCTACCCACAAAAATTGCTATCGCCTCTGTCCCGATCGCGGTCGCGGCCGGGGGGATCTGGATAGCGCTCTCGACGCTGCCGGACGAAACCGTCGCCACTTCACACGCTCAAGTTGAGGTGATCCTCGGCCAGCCCGTCCCCGGCGCAGGCAACACGGAGAAACTAATCTCGGTGGGTTCCTGTGATATCACCCGCGAAGCTACCGGTGAGGAAAGGGAACTCTGGCGCGTGAACGAATCCGGGGGGCGTTGTATCGCGCGCATCTCCAAGCCTCACAGCGGGGAACTGCTCATTGACACGGCGGAGGCCCCCCATATTCGCACCGTGGAGATCGCAATAGCGGGTCTTTACAGCGTTACCCTCTCCGACGGGGAGGAACAGCGCTCCGCCGAAATATCGGTATCCCCGGAGCATCCGTATCATATTGAGCATTCGCGGGCCTCATGAGCGTGGCTGAAGCCGCACCGCGGAGTTTTGTGGGATGAGGGTGGACATGAGTTCGCGGTGCGGTATCGGGCCCCGCGAGGGCTCCACGGGAAGGGTGTAATCGGCAAGGCCCTCCCCCAGGGGCTTCGCGAGGATGTTCTGTGCGAGATAAGAACCCGTGATCCCGGCCTCCCGCGTACTGGGCCGGCGAGTAGCGCCTGAGATAACGGCGCAGCCGTGTGGCGGAGCAGGGACCGGGATATTCCCTCGTATATCGGGGCTGCGCGTTGCGTGGCTTCCGGCCCAAACCCCTCAGGGTCCCTTTTCCTCCGAGCGTGTTATTTCGGGGGAAAAGGGACCCGTGCCATTCCTGCCTTTTATGGACCCGGGATAAAACGAGGCCTGCCCCGTCATCCGGTCCTTGTTGTGCGGGGGCGGCTGTGCTCGGGGCGCCACTCGCCCAGAAAACTCGGGCATCCTGGCTCCGGCCGGCGCACTCCGGACGCGGTGTGAAAAATCCCGGAAACGCTCTCGACGGGCTAGGTGCCAAGCACCCGGCGCAGATAGTCGTTATTAAAGCGCCCCTCGGGATCCCATTCGGATCGCAGCCGCACAAAATCGGCGAGGTGCGGATATACCGAGTGCAGGTATTCGGCCTCCGCCGTATGCATTTTGCCCCAGTGTGGCCGACCGCCGTGGGCGCGGAAAATCGCCTCCACGGCGCGAAAATATTCGCCGGGCTCGCTGCGGTAATACTGATGCACCGCGATATAGCCGGTCTGCCGGCCCTGCGCGGTGGAGAGCCAAATATCATCGGCCGCCGCTGAACGCACCTCCACGGGGAAGGAAATCTTCCAGTCCCGGGCGGAGATCAGCGCCCGGATCTCGCGCAGAATCTCGGGGACCCGCTCCAGCTCCACCGCATATTCCATCTCCGCGAAGCGCACCGAACGCTCCGAGACAAAAACCCGATAGGAGGTGCCGGAAAACTCCCGGCTCGCGGTGAGCCTGGCGGCCACCCGGTTGATCGCCGGAATGGTGCCCGGCAGGGCGGCGCCGAGGCGGCAGGTCGCGGCAAAAAAGCGGTTGGCCATGACGTGATCATCCACCCAGCCGCGCAGCCGTCCGAGCGGACGCGCGGGCTCATCCGGGGCGAGCCGGGTATTGGTTTTGGTCAGCACGGTATCGGTATGCGGGAACCAGAAAAACTCGAAGTGATCGGATGTGCGGGTGCGCTCCAGATAGCTCTCGATCACGTGGTCCACGGGTTCTCGCCGTTCCCGGGCGGCCAGCATAAAAGACGGAACACAGCGCAGCGTGATCTCCGAGAGGATCCCCAGGGCCCCGAGCCCGAGCCGGATCGCGGGGAGCGCGGACGGGTTATCTGTGTCGCTGACCTCGCGCACCTCGCCATCGGCACACACCACGCGCGCGGCGGCGAGGCTCGCGGACATGCCGCGCGCGGCCAGGCCCGTGCCGTGGGTGCCCGTGGCCAGGCTCCCGGCCAGACTCTGGCGATCGATATCGCCCATATTGGGCAGGGCCAGGCCGTGCTGGGCGAGCAGGGGGCCCACGCTGCTGAGCGGGGTACCCGCACCAAATGTGGCCAGGCCCGCGTCGGCATCCACCCGCAGCAGTCCGCTCAGCGCCGCGACATCCACCTGGATACCCTCGGTCAGCGCCACCCCCGAAAAACTATGCCGGGCCCCCACCGCCTTCACGGGCAGGCGCTCCTGAGCCGCGCGGCGCATAATCTGCGAGAGTTCGGCCTCGCTCAGGGCCGAGCGAGCCCGGACCGGGCGAAATACCTGGGTGCGTCCCCAGTTGGCCACGGGTGCCGGTGCGCTCATAAAAATGCCTTTCCCTCTCCGCGATAGGTGGGAACCACACCGATCACGCGGGTGCCCGATACCAGCTGCAGTTCACTCACGCGCTCGCAGGTTTCACCCGCCTTGGCCGGGCGGAACCATACCCGCGATCCGTGCGGCAGGCTGGGCAATCCGCGCAGCGGCGTCTGCACCTCCCCCGCGCCCTCGCTCCCCACCAGGCTCAGCCCCGCGGGCCATACCGGGATGGGAAGTCGATCGGGTGCGCCCGGGCCGGAGGCGATCCAGCCGCCCCCGAGTACCGTGGAGATCCCGTCCGCGGGACGACGCACCACCTCGCCGGCAAAACCAAACGCGGGCAGCGGTCGAAAGCGCGAATAGTGGTCAAAGAGGTGCGGGCCGTAGAGCCCGCTGCCGGCCGCGAGCTCGGTGAGCGAGGGATCGGCGGTGCTCAGCTCCAGGGAACCGGTGCCACCACCGTTAATAAACTCCGGGGTGATCTCGGAGCGCAGCGCGGCGATAAGCACACGCCGCCGCTCCTGCACCCGCGGCCAGACCAGGGCCTGCATCGCGGAGACCAGGGCGCCGCGCACGGGGCGTCCCGGGGGTGCGTTTCCGACCCCGGCGATCTGCGCCTCATAGCTCATCGCCCCGATCAGCCGGAAGCCGGGCCGCGCGGCGATCTCCCGCGCGAGTGCCAGCACCTGCTCGGGATGGCGGATGGGCGAGCGCCAGACGCCGAGCCGCGGCAGCAGCGGCACGTCCTCCGCCGCATCGAGGTCCATGGCCACCCGGATCTCGGCGTGCCCGGAGCCCAGCACGGCATCCACGGCGTCCAGGTGCGCGATATCGTCCACCATGATGCAGACGCGTTCACGCAGCGTCTCGGAGGCGCCCAGGCGCGCGAAGGCCTCCCGATCTAGGGAGGGATAGGCCACCAAAATATCGGTAAATTCCTCGGCCAGCCACAGGGCCTCGGGCAGGCTAAACGCGAGGATTCCCGAAAACCCGGGAATCTCCAGCACGGTGCGGATCAGGTCCCGGCTGCGCACCGATTTACTCGCCACCCGGATGGGCTTGCCGCCGGCCCGGGCCACCAGGTTATGGGCGTTGGCGATAAACGCGTCGATATCCACGGCCAGCAGGGGCGCGGCGATCTCCCGGGTCGCGGCATCCATCCGGGCCCAACGCTGTGCCGCCGCCTCGGCCATCTGTGCGGATTTTGGTGGTGTCTGTCTGGTCATCGTTTACCAATTCCCACTGGGTCCAGCAGAAATCCTGGCAGATTCACGCGGACGAAAGTCCAAAATCACGATCGAGCCGGAAGGCCGTCGACCGCTCTACGAGGGCTGAAACAGATCTCTGAGAATCTCAACCCGCCCCTGTGATGTATATCGAGCGTAGTCGCCACGCGGCAGTTCGCCAAGCACCGGAATAATCCGGGCCCAGCGGCGACGGGGAAGTGCCGCCCGAAAGGCCTCCACCCGCAGTTTGCCTCGGGCTGCTTCACGCACGGGAGCCGCAAAAAGCGCGGGACGTGCTTCCAGATAGTTCACCAGCTCCGCGGTTCGTCGCTCCAAAACCACATTTCGTTCACCCCGCGGGCTCAATACCCGCTTGGTCTTCACCCACACGGTGGGACGTCTCACACCAATCGCGTTCTGATCGTGAATGCGATAGGCCATCAGCGGCTTTTCGATGATCCCAATACGGTTTTCTGCCGCAGCAATGATGGCGAGCCACTCATCGTGCAACCAATCACTCGGGATAGGTGCGGCACGCGTCCAAAGACTACGGCGAAATGCCACCGTCATTCCGGTGGCAAGATTCCGCCGCAAAAACGGGCCGAATGCGTGCCCCTCGTGAATCTGTTGGCGCTCCGATTCGGTTACCGGCAGTGTTTCGAAGAGTGTTGTATCGAGGGAACCATCCTGCCCATCGATGAGATCCGCGTCGCCAAACAGCAGATCAACTTCGGGCTGGGCAATAAACGCCTGCACGGCCGTTTCGACGCGAGTGGGGTACCAATAATCATCCTGATCCGCGAGGATGACGATGGGATGCGTGGCCGCTTCTATGGCGGCCGAGAAGTTCCCCCGGACCCCCAGCTTGCGGTCGTGCCGAAGTATGCGAAGCGGCACGCTATCGGAGACCGTGGCGATCGCTAATGCGATGGTGTCGTCCCGGGATCCGTCATCGGAAAGGATGATCTCGGCGGGGAGAATCGTCTGCGAACAGATGCTTCGAAGCTGGGCCTCAATGTATCGCGCCCCGTTATACGTGGCGAGAGCGACAGAAACCGCGGGGGTCCTTTGCACGTCAATTCCTCCCAGGGGACATCCTACGAACACCCCATGATAGTCGAATTGATTGCCTGCTATCGTGGCATAATGCCCCTCGACATTATGTTGCCCTTTTATGGCGATTTTGGTCAGTTCAAGGAAGCCGTGTCGAGCGTACTAGCGCAGACCGATCCCAACTGGCGGCTGGTCATCATCGACGATCAGTATCCCGACCCTCGTCCCGGCGAATGGGCTCAGGCCCTCGACGATGAGCGAATCACATATCAACGCAATGAGGTAAACCTACGAATTAGTGGAAACTTCAACGAAAGTATCCGCCTCATTGCCAACGATCACGCCGTAATTCTGGGCTGCGACGATATCCTCCTTCCGGAATACGTCTCTCGAGTGTCTGCTCTCATTGCGGAGTACCCGCAGGCAGCACTCATCCAGCCCGGGGTCGAAGTCATCGATTCCTCCGGCACGGTTGTATTACCGTTGGCCGACCGGATCAAGGCCTGGTGTCGTCCCCGAGGAACCGGCACCCGGCTCCTTTCCGGGGAGCGACTAGCGACCAGCCTGTTACGGGGTAATTGGCTCTATTTCCCTTCCCTCGTCTGGCGAGCGGATGTCTTTGAATCACGTCGGTTCCGCAGCGACCTTGATGTCGTCCAGGACCTCGACATGATCATGAGTATCGTGGAGGCGGGTGAGTCGCTTCTTGTGGATGAAAAAATAGTTTTTCAATACCGGCGCCACGAGGAGTCTCTGTCGGCTAAGCGAGGCCCCGATGGGAAAAAGTTCATTGAGGAACGATTGGTCTTTCGCGAGACCGCCGAGCGAGCTCGACTCCTCGGCTGGTCACGCACTCGCCGTGCGGCGCGATTGCGGATTACCTCTCGGGCAAACTCGCTGAGCGAAGTTCCTGTCGCGATTAAACTGCGTTCCGGTGCGGCCGTGAAATCACTTCTTCGGCACACTTTTGGGCGCTAGCCACAGCTTAAACGCATAAACTCCGCATCCTTAAACCCTGGATAAGATAGGCCATATGATTACCGCACCGACCAATCCCCTTATTGTGCTTCCGGCGTATAACGAAGAGGAAGCACTCGGGGATGTTCTTCGGGAGATCCAGGCCAAGCTCGGCGCTATCCCTTGCCTGGTTATTGACGATGGTTCCGCGGACCGCACAAGCGAG encodes the following:
- a CDS encoding glycosyltransferase produces the protein MPLDIMLPFYGDFGQFKEAVSSVLAQTDPNWRLVIIDDQYPDPRPGEWAQALDDERITYQRNEVNLRISGNFNESIRLIANDHAVILGCDDILLPEYVSRVSALIAEYPQAALIQPGVEVIDSSGTVVLPLADRIKAWCRPRGTGTRLLSGERLATSLLRGNWLYFPSLVWRADVFESRRFRSDLDVVQDLDMIMSIVEAGESLLVDEKIVFQYRRHEESLSAKRGPDGKKFIEERLVFRETAERARLLGWSRTRRAARLRITSRANSLSEVPVAIKLRSGAAVKSLLRHTFGR
- a CDS encoding amino acid deaminase/aldolase, which gives rise to MTRQTPPKSAQMAEAAAQRWARMDAATREIAAPLLAVDIDAFIANAHNLVARAGGKPIRVASKSVRSRDLIRTVLEIPGFSGILAFSLPEALWLAEEFTDILVAYPSLDREAFARLGASETLRERVCIMVDDIAHLDAVDAVLGSGHAEIRVAMDLDAAEDVPLLPRLGVWRSPIRHPEQVLALAREIAARPGFRLIGAMSYEAQIAGVGNAPPGRPVRGALVSAMQALVWPRVQERRRVLIAALRSEITPEFINGGGTGSLELSTADPSLTELAAGSGLYGPHLFDHYSRFRPLPAFGFAGEVVRRPADGISTVLGGGWIASGPGAPDRLPIPVWPAGLSLVGSEGAGEVQTPLRGLPSLPHGSRVWFRPAKAGETCERVSELQLVSGTRVIGVVPTYRGEGKAFL
- a CDS encoding D-arabinono-1,4-lactone oxidase; its protein translation is MSAPAPVANWGRTQVFRPVRARSALSEAELSQIMRRAAQERLPVKAVGARHSFSGVALTEGIQVDVAALSGLLRVDADAGLATFGAGTPLSSVGPLLAQHGLALPNMGDIDRQSLAGSLATGTHGTGLAARGMSASLAAARVVCADGEVREVSDTDNPSALPAIRLGLGALGILSEITLRCVPSFMLAARERREPVDHVIESYLERTRTSDHFEFFWFPHTDTVLTKTNTRLAPDEPARPLGRLRGWVDDHVMANRFFAATCRLGAALPGTIPAINRVAARLTASREFSGTSYRVFVSERSVRFAEMEYAVELERVPEILREIRALISARDWKISFPVEVRSAAADDIWLSTAQGRQTGYIAVHQYYRSEPGEYFRAVEAIFRAHGGRPHWGKMHTAEAEYLHSVYPHLADFVRLRSEWDPEGRFNNDYLRRVLGT
- a CDS encoding RNA polymerase sigma factor; protein product: MKKKTSSVEFTGQFIEDQEMLARHRSGAPEAFSEIYQRYEAAAFSIALRYTSSQTEAQDIVLESFTRILEAIRRGKGPTVSFSHYLRSTVRSTALRLLDKKSLESTHAPEELTVLAEEIWRRDAVDYASELPDGAEWLAVSFNALEELEQRVLWLRVVEGIPSVEISKQLSITPVRATRIYQRSILKLRRAFVYDAVHKSEDPECLLNRDRLLTLITKPDTPLTRHICECPTCSVVVKRLGVSERTLLAGVVVAGLVGSGFTFAPPAAVAAVPVFGGILATFLSLRLPTKIAIASVPIAVAAGGIWIALSTLPDETVATSHAQVEVILGQPVPGAGNTEKLISVGSCDITREATGEERELWRVNESGGRCIARISKPHSGELLIDTAEAPHIRTVEIAIAGLYSVTLSDGEEQRSAEISVSPEHPYHIEHSRAS
- a CDS encoding glycosyltransferase family 2 protein — encoded protein: MQRTPAVSVALATYNGARYIEAQLRSICSQTILPAEIILSDDGSRDDTIALAIATVSDSVPLRILRHDRKLGVRGNFSAAIEAATHPIVILADQDDYWYPTRVETAVQAFIAQPEVDLLFGDADLIDGQDGSLDTTLFETLPVTESERQQIHEGHAFGPFLRRNLATGMTVAFRRSLWTRAAPIPSDWLHDEWLAIIAAAENRIGIIEKPLMAYRIHDQNAIGVRRPTVWVKTKRVLSPRGERNVVLERRTAELVNYLEARPALFAAPVREAARGKLRVEAFRAALPRRRWARIIPVLGELPRGDYARYTSQGRVEILRDLFQPS